A single genomic interval of Streptomyces showdoensis harbors:
- a CDS encoding zinc ribbon domain-containing protein, with the protein MNAAPADQIRLLDVQALDVRLQQLAHKRRSLPEHAEIESLNKDLTQLRDLLVAAQTEESDCAREQTKAEQDVDQVRQRAARDQQRLDSGAVSSPKDLESLQREIVSLAKRQGDLEEIVLEVMERRESAQERVAELNERVAAVQAKADDATTRRDTAQTELDAESASVAKERELVAGSVPADLMKLYEKLREQQGGVGAARLYQRKCEGCHIELNITELNEVRAAAADTVVRCENCRRILVRTSESGL; encoded by the coding sequence CTGAACGCCGCGCCCGCCGACCAGATCCGACTCCTCGACGTCCAGGCCCTGGACGTGCGCCTCCAGCAGCTCGCGCACAAGCGCAGGTCGCTGCCGGAGCACGCCGAGATCGAGTCGCTGAACAAGGACCTCACCCAGCTGCGCGACCTGCTCGTCGCCGCGCAGACCGAGGAGAGCGACTGCGCCCGCGAGCAGACCAAGGCGGAGCAGGACGTCGACCAGGTGCGCCAGCGCGCCGCGCGCGACCAGCAGCGGCTCGACTCCGGTGCCGTCTCCTCCCCGAAGGACCTGGAGAGCCTGCAGCGCGAGATCGTCTCGCTCGCCAAGCGCCAGGGCGACCTCGAGGAGATCGTCCTGGAGGTCATGGAGCGCCGCGAGTCCGCCCAGGAGCGCGTGGCCGAGCTGAACGAGCGGGTCGCCGCCGTGCAGGCCAAGGCCGACGACGCCACCACCCGCCGCGACACCGCGCAGACCGAGCTGGACGCCGAGAGCGCCTCCGTCGCCAAGGAGCGCGAGCTCGTGGCCGGCTCCGTCCCGGCCGACCTGATGAAGCTCTACGAGAAGCTGCGCGAGCAGCAGGGCGGCGTCGGCGCGGCCCGGCTGTACCAGCGCAAGTGCGAGGGCTGCCACATCGAGCTCAACATCACCGAGCTCAACGAGGTCCGCGCGGCCGCCGCCGACACCGTGGTGCGCTGCGAGAACTGCCGCCGGATCCTGGTCCGTACGTCCGAGTCCGGCCTGTAG
- the eda gene encoding bifunctional 4-hydroxy-2-oxoglutarate aldolase/2-dehydro-3-deoxy-phosphogluconate aldolase, producing the protein MTSVLDLAPAAPVVPVVVIEDAADAVPLARALVAGGLPAIEVTLRTPAALDAIRAIAAEVPEAVVGAGTVVSPANAADAVGAGARFLVSPGWTDALLAAMRGSGVPFLPGVSTTSEVVALLERGVTDMKFFPAEAAGGVPYLKSLAGPLPQARFCPTGGISLASAPSYLALPNVGCVGGTWMLPTDALAARDWGRIETLAREAAGLPRADARQAQATALRSPSGR; encoded by the coding sequence ATGACGAGCGTGCTTGACCTTGCCCCCGCCGCCCCCGTCGTCCCGGTCGTCGTGATCGAGGACGCCGCCGACGCCGTACCGCTGGCCCGCGCCCTGGTGGCCGGCGGGCTGCCCGCGATCGAGGTGACCCTGCGCACCCCGGCCGCCCTCGACGCGATCCGGGCGATCGCGGCGGAGGTCCCGGAGGCGGTCGTCGGCGCGGGCACGGTCGTGTCGCCCGCGAACGCGGCGGACGCGGTCGGCGCGGGGGCGCGCTTCCTGGTGAGCCCCGGGTGGACGGACGCCCTCCTGGCGGCGATGCGCGGCTCGGGCGTGCCGTTCCTGCCCGGTGTCTCGACGACCTCGGAGGTCGTGGCGCTGCTCGAACGCGGAGTGACGGACATGAAGTTCTTCCCGGCGGAGGCGGCGGGCGGGGTGCCGTACCTGAAGTCCCTCGCGGGCCCCCTCCCCCAGGCCCGCTTCTGCCCGACGGGCGGCATCTCCCTCGCCTCGGCCCCGTCCTACCTCGCCCTGCCCAACGTCGGCTGCGTCGGCGGCACCTGGATGCTCCCCACGGACGCCCTCGCGGCCCGCGACTGGGGCCGAATCGAGACCCTGGCCCGCGAGGCGGCGGGCCTGCCCCGCGCGGACGCGCGTCAGGCCCAAGCGACGGCGCTGCGGTCGCCGAGCGGCCGGTAA
- the yaaA gene encoding peroxide stress protein YaaA, whose protein sequence is MLVLLPPSEGKAPSGSGAPLKPESLSLPGLAEARAAVLDELVELCAADEEKAREVLGLSEGLRGEIAKNTELRTAGARPAGEVYTGVLYDALGLATLDAAARRRAERSLLVFSGLWGAVRVGDRIPSYRCSMGVKLPGLGALGAHWRGAMASVLPEEAGDGLVLDLRSSAYASAWKPKGEVAGRTATVRVLHAPTRKVVSHFNKATKGRIVRSLLESGAAPAGREELTEALRDLGYVVEEGAKAGVLDVLVDEIH, encoded by the coding sequence GTGCTCGTCCTGTTGCCGCCCTCCGAAGGCAAGGCCCCCTCGGGGAGCGGGGCGCCGCTCAAGCCGGAGTCGCTCTCGCTGCCGGGGCTCGCGGAGGCGCGGGCCGCGGTCCTCGACGAGCTGGTCGAGCTGTGCGCCGCCGACGAGGAGAAGGCGCGCGAGGTGCTGGGGCTGAGCGAGGGCCTGCGCGGCGAGATCGCGAAGAACACGGAGCTGCGGACGGCCGGCGCGCGGCCCGCGGGCGAGGTCTATACGGGGGTCCTGTACGACGCGCTGGGCCTGGCGACGCTGGACGCGGCGGCCCGGCGACGGGCGGAGCGCTCGCTGCTGGTCTTCTCGGGGCTGTGGGGCGCCGTTCGGGTGGGCGACCGGATCCCGTCGTACCGCTGCTCCATGGGCGTGAAGCTGCCGGGTCTCGGCGCCCTGGGGGCGCACTGGCGCGGGGCGATGGCCTCGGTCCTGCCGGAGGAGGCCGGGGACGGCCTGGTGCTCGACCTGCGCTCCTCGGCGTACGCGTCGGCGTGGAAGCCGAAGGGCGAGGTGGCGGGGCGTACGGCGACGGTGCGGGTGCTGCACGCGCCGACCCGGAAGGTGGTCAGCCACTTCAACAAGGCGACGAAGGGGCGGATCGTGCGGAGCCTCCTGGAGTCGGGCGCGGCGCCCGCGGGCCGGGAAGAGCTGACGGAGGCGCTGCGCGACCTGGGGTACGTGGTGGAGGAGGGCGCCAAGGCGGGCGTGCTGGACGTGCTGGTGGACGAGATCCACTAG
- a CDS encoding RNB domain-containing ribonuclease yields the protein MPRRHLHVTAAADAPLSAALRALRTDLGLPEAFSPVVLAEAEAAAAAPHLPGYDATDIPFFTIDPPTSRDLDQAMHLARRPEGGYRVHYAIADVAAFVAPGGAIDAEAHKRVTTLYLPDGKVPLHPAVLSEGAASLLPGNTAPALLWRIDLDADGRQVAVDVRRALVRSRTKLDYAGAQALIDAGTAEEPLALLAHIGPLREQLEIERGGVSLNVPEQEVVETGGTYTLHYRAPLPVDGWNAQISLLTGMAAADLMIAAGTGVLRTLPPAPDGAVARLRLSAKALGIDWPHHVSYAELIRSLDPDNPRHAAFLQDATSLLRGSDYTPFTGGHVPTPAVHAAVADEYTHCTAPLRRLIDRYTGELSLAAAAGTAPPEWVLSALDTLPQDMARGTKLANKAERESVDIVEAALMSHRIGETFDSVVIDVQEHEPDVGTVHLPDPAVIGRVEADGAPLPLGDPLRVRLTKADPGRAKVLFAPA from the coding sequence ATGCCCCGCCGACACCTCCACGTGACCGCCGCAGCGGACGCTCCGCTGTCGGCCGCCCTGCGTGCCCTCCGTACCGATCTGGGTCTGCCCGAGGCCTTCTCGCCGGTGGTCCTCGCCGAGGCGGAAGCCGCCGCCGCGGCGCCGCACCTGCCCGGCTACGACGCCACGGACATCCCCTTCTTCACCATCGACCCGCCGACCTCCCGGGACCTGGACCAGGCCATGCACCTGGCCCGCCGCCCCGAGGGCGGCTACCGCGTCCACTACGCCATCGCCGACGTCGCCGCCTTCGTCGCCCCGGGCGGCGCGATCGACGCCGAGGCGCACAAGCGGGTCACCACCCTCTACCTCCCCGACGGCAAGGTGCCGCTGCACCCCGCCGTGCTCTCCGAGGGCGCGGCCAGCCTCCTCCCCGGCAACACCGCCCCCGCCCTCCTCTGGCGCATCGACCTCGACGCCGACGGCCGGCAGGTCGCCGTCGACGTGCGCCGCGCCCTCGTCCGCAGCCGCACCAAGCTGGACTACGCGGGCGCGCAGGCCCTGATCGACGCGGGCACCGCCGAGGAGCCGCTCGCCCTCCTCGCGCACATCGGACCGCTGCGCGAGCAGCTGGAGATCGAACGCGGCGGCGTCTCCCTCAACGTCCCCGAACAGGAGGTCGTCGAGACCGGCGGCACCTACACGCTCCACTACCGCGCCCCGCTGCCCGTCGACGGCTGGAACGCCCAGATCTCCCTGCTCACCGGAATGGCCGCCGCCGACCTGATGATCGCCGCGGGCACCGGCGTGCTGCGCACCCTGCCGCCCGCCCCCGACGGGGCCGTCGCCAGGCTGCGGCTCTCCGCCAAGGCCCTCGGGATCGACTGGCCGCACCACGTCTCGTACGCGGAGCTCATCCGCTCCCTCGACCCGGACAACCCCCGGCACGCCGCCTTCCTCCAGGACGCCACCAGCCTGCTGCGCGGCTCCGACTACACCCCCTTCACCGGCGGACACGTCCCCACCCCGGCGGTCCACGCGGCCGTCGCCGACGAGTACACCCACTGCACGGCCCCGCTGCGCCGGCTCATCGACCGCTACACCGGCGAGCTGAGCCTCGCCGCGGCCGCCGGCACGGCGCCGCCCGAGTGGGTGCTGAGCGCGCTCGACACGCTGCCCCAGGACATGGCGAGGGGGACGAAGCTCGCCAACAAGGCCGAGCGGGAGAGCGTCGACATCGTCGAGGCGGCCCTGATGAGCCACCGGATCGGCGAGACCTTCGACTCCGTCGTCATCGACGTCCAGGAACACGAGCCCGACGTCGGCACCGTGCACCTGCCGGACCCGGCGGTGATCGGCCGGGTCGAGGCCGACGGGGCGCCGCTGCCGCTCGGCGACCCGCTGCGGGTCAGGCTGACGAAGGCGGATCCTGGACGGGCGAAGGTGCTGTTCGCGCCCGCGTAG